From a single Alkalihalophilus pseudofirmus genomic region:
- a CDS encoding UbiD family decarboxylase, with translation MYQNLEECIVDLEKNGQLIRIKEEVDPHLEIAAIHLKVFNENGPAILFENVKGSKFPAVSNLFGTVERSKFIFRKTWDKTQEIIGLRNDPMSALKSPFKHVGSGLAATKALPQKKSSLPSTFKEVRISDLPLIHHWPDDGGAFVTLPQVYSEDPEKPGIMNANLGMYRVQLSGNEYELNKEIGLHYQIHRGIGVHQAKAVKQGKPLKVSIFIGGHPSHTLSAVMPLPEGLSEMTFAGMLAGRRFRYSYEDGYCISHDADFVITGEIHPGETKPEGPFGDHLGYYSLTHEFPLMRVHKVYAKDNAIWPFTVVGRPPQEDTAFGDLIHELTGDAVKQEIPGVKEVHAVDAAGVHPLLFAIGSERYTPYQKVKQPAELLTIANRVLGTGQLSLAKYLFIAAEEDKPLSTHKEVEFLSYILERMDLRRDIHFQTNTTIDTLDYSGTGLNTGSKVVFAACGDKKRDLAASLPSELEGFMNARCVMPGVVALQASKFEDYTKVEQEMNELTAALKQKGDLSGCPLFIVCDDSEFMSASLSNFLWATFTRSNPSHDMHGVNSSIEHKHWGCDNLIIDARIKPHHAPPLIADTAVEKKIERFFEKGAVLGNLNK, from the coding sequence ATGTACCAAAACCTTGAAGAATGTATTGTTGACTTAGAAAAGAATGGACAATTGATCCGCATAAAAGAAGAGGTTGACCCTCATTTAGAAATAGCAGCCATTCATTTGAAAGTATTTAATGAAAATGGACCTGCTATTTTGTTTGAAAATGTGAAAGGCTCAAAATTCCCAGCTGTGTCCAACCTATTTGGCACAGTTGAGCGCAGTAAATTTATTTTTAGAAAGACATGGGATAAAACACAGGAAATCATTGGACTTAGAAATGACCCGATGAGCGCACTGAAAAGCCCTTTTAAGCATGTCGGTTCAGGGCTTGCAGCAACGAAAGCTCTTCCGCAAAAAAAATCTTCACTGCCTAGCACATTTAAAGAAGTGAGAATTTCAGATCTTCCTCTGATTCATCATTGGCCGGATGATGGCGGAGCGTTTGTGACGTTGCCGCAAGTGTATTCAGAAGACCCTGAAAAGCCGGGTATTATGAATGCCAATTTAGGAATGTACCGTGTTCAGTTAAGCGGGAACGAGTATGAGTTGAATAAAGAAATCGGCCTTCATTATCAAATCCACCGCGGGATCGGCGTTCATCAAGCGAAAGCGGTGAAACAAGGCAAGCCGTTAAAGGTGAGTATCTTTATCGGCGGACATCCATCGCATACGTTATCTGCTGTGATGCCGCTGCCTGAAGGTTTGAGTGAAATGACGTTTGCCGGGATGCTTGCAGGACGCCGCTTCCGCTACAGCTATGAAGACGGCTACTGCATCAGCCACGATGCGGATTTTGTCATCACAGGAGAAATTCATCCTGGAGAGACAAAGCCTGAAGGCCCGTTCGGTGACCACCTCGGTTACTACAGTCTGACGCACGAGTTCCCGCTGATGCGTGTGCATAAAGTGTATGCAAAGGACAATGCGATTTGGCCGTTTACGGTGGTGGGACGTCCGCCTCAAGAGGACACAGCATTTGGTGATTTAATCCATGAACTGACAGGAGATGCAGTGAAGCAGGAGATCCCCGGGGTTAAAGAAGTACATGCGGTTGATGCAGCAGGGGTTCACCCGTTGTTATTTGCGATCGGAAGTGAGCGGTATACGCCTTACCAAAAAGTAAAGCAGCCAGCAGAGCTTTTGACGATTGCCAATCGAGTGCTCGGTACAGGGCAGCTTAGTCTGGCTAAGTACCTGTTTATCGCAGCAGAAGAGGACAAGCCGTTATCGACTCATAAAGAAGTAGAATTCTTATCGTATATACTAGAACGGATGGATTTGCGCCGCGATATTCATTTCCAGACGAATACGACGATTGATACACTCGATTATTCTGGAACGGGCTTAAATACAGGAAGTAAAGTCGTGTTTGCTGCTTGCGGCGATAAGAAAAGAGACCTTGCTGCGAGTCTTCCAAGCGAGCTTGAAGGCTTCATGAACGCCCGCTGTGTGATGCCTGGGGTCGTTGCGCTCCAAGCATCTAAGTTTGAAGACTATACGAAGGTTGAACAGGAAATGAACGAACTGACCGCTGCATTAAAGCAAAAAGGGGACCTCTCAGGATGCCCGCTCTTCATTGTGTGTGATGACAGTGAGTTTATGAGCGCTTCATTAAGCAACTTCTTATGGGCCACATTTACTCGCAGCAATCCTTCACATGATATGCACGGTGTAAACAGTTCGATAGAGCACAAGCATTGGGGCTGTGACAATCTTATCATTGATGCAAGAATTAAACCGCATCACGCACCGCCGCTTATTGCAGATACAGCCGTTGAAAAGAAAATTGAACGCTTTTTTGAAAAGGGTGCTGTGTTGGGGAATTTGAATAAATAG
- a CDS encoding SDR family NAD(P)-dependent oxidoreductase codes for MSKVVIITGANSGIGRAAAFKFAELGCEVVMACRDKERSKQVQEEIIQTTNNRHIHLMQVDMSSVNSIKEFYKEYKARFNKLDILIHNAAYINHGSPHRLNSDNIELTFSTNVVGPFYMSEILRDVLKRGEKPVILNASSNIVKHFFDPKKHIHFEHLKGEWSAREPFSVYKQYCESKMALVMLTFYLAEKYKEDGIRVNALQINGARMSRETLDKFTLKWRLAARAQNVFLPPPEKMAKCYVDICTSSRFKDVTGSLMNDKLETMVRADEEPSVLKQVKQLTGSQFYPYYADNPEERKKLIDFCESIMTPYQQDVSTL; via the coding sequence ATGAGCAAAGTCGTTATAATAACGGGAGCAAATTCAGGCATTGGCCGTGCTGCTGCTTTTAAATTTGCAGAGCTTGGCTGTGAGGTCGTAATGGCTTGTAGAGATAAGGAAAGAAGTAAGCAGGTACAAGAGGAAATCATTCAAACGACAAACAACCGGCATATACACCTCATGCAGGTGGATATGTCCTCAGTTAACTCAATTAAAGAATTTTACAAAGAGTATAAAGCACGTTTTAATAAACTTGATATCTTGATACATAATGCGGCTTATATTAATCATGGTTCCCCGCATCGTTTAAATTCAGATAATATAGAATTGACATTTTCCACGAATGTGGTCGGTCCGTTTTACATGAGTGAAATACTGAGAGATGTTTTAAAGCGTGGAGAAAAGCCTGTCATTTTAAATGCATCGAGCAATATCGTTAAGCACTTCTTTGATCCGAAAAAGCACATTCATTTTGAGCACTTAAAGGGTGAGTGGAGTGCGAGAGAGCCGTTTAGTGTGTATAAACAATACTGTGAATCAAAAATGGCTCTAGTGATGTTAACCTTCTATTTAGCTGAAAAGTATAAAGAGGACGGCATCAGAGTAAACGCATTGCAGATCAACGGGGCACGAATGTCACGAGAGACCCTGGATAAATTCACGCTTAAGTGGAGGCTTGCAGCTAGAGCTCAAAATGTATTCTTACCGCCTCCTGAAAAAATGGCGAAATGCTATGTGGATATTTGTACATCATCACGCTTTAAGGATGTAACAGGGTCACTAATGAACGATAAGCTAGAAACGATGGTGCGTGCAGATGAGGAGCCATCTGTCTTAAAGCAGGTTAAGCAGCTAACCGGATCTCAGTTTTATCCGTATTATGCAGACAATCCAGAAGAGAGAAAAAAGCTGATTGATTTCTGCGAATCGATCATGACTCCCTATCAACAAGATGTTTCAACTCTTTGA
- a CDS encoding DNA-binding protein encodes MVWDFIFIGAGIAAAGYFIGEGLKNFKNPNSPNFFDSLTEDEEYGLIKENEIHHFMGISKEDAKHLIKEHPQIPHLIINNTVYYPKAKVRAWLKD; translated from the coding sequence ATGGTTTGGGATTTTATCTTTATTGGAGCGGGGATTGCAGCAGCTGGGTATTTTATTGGTGAGGGGTTAAAAAACTTCAAAAATCCAAACTCGCCAAATTTTTTTGATTCACTAACTGAAGATGAAGAGTATGGATTAATAAAAGAAAACGAGATTCATCATTTTATGGGGATTTCAAAAGAGGATGCAAAACATTTAATAAAAGAACATCCCCAAATTCCTCATTTAATAATTAATAATACAGTCTATTATCCAAAAGCTAAGGTCAGAGCGTGGCTAAAGGACTAA
- a CDS encoding M20 family metallopeptidase, which yields MYKLSPKQEQRKLRDREEVISLTQKLVQIPSVYRPGTKDGNEEKVALFVADYLEKLGIKAHIEYVEEGRPNVIGIVDSGKPGKTLLFEGHTDVVTEGDPEAWDDPPFAAVIKEGRMYGRGTNDTKGNLACMITAVHSILRDNESFTGKILLCIPCDEEGMMIGIKEFIKRGWAKGVDAAIICEPEENQLCISQKGAMRVIVRTYGKMAHGAMPLSGINPNTRMAKVICELDRYEQLEKERVGCHPELGWPSVTPTILQAPVKGDPQINVVPNECMTTLDIRTVPGQDHETIKRDIQSILDYLKQADPDFKASFEVIEDRPWTETSRTEPVVKSLAFAYKEVTGKEPVYNGVPGATDGTFLHLEGIPIVTTGAGDREVPHQINEYVDLDELAETTEIYRQAALHFLNK from the coding sequence ATGTACAAATTGAGTCCAAAGCAAGAACAAAGGAAGCTCCGTGATCGAGAAGAGGTTATAAGTCTCACTCAAAAGCTTGTTCAAATACCGAGTGTATATAGACCCGGAACGAAGGATGGCAATGAAGAGAAGGTAGCATTGTTTGTGGCAGATTATTTAGAGAAGCTTGGTATAAAAGCCCATATTGAGTACGTAGAGGAAGGCCGGCCAAATGTGATTGGCATCGTTGACTCAGGTAAGCCTGGAAAGACCTTGTTGTTTGAAGGGCATACAGATGTTGTAACAGAAGGGGACCCAGAAGCCTGGGATGACCCGCCGTTTGCGGCTGTTATTAAAGAGGGCAGAATGTATGGACGCGGTACGAATGATACCAAAGGGAATTTAGCATGTATGATTACAGCAGTCCATTCAATTCTCCGTGATAACGAATCGTTCACAGGGAAAATCCTCCTTTGCATCCCATGTGATGAGGAAGGAATGATGATCGGTATTAAGGAATTTATAAAGAGAGGCTGGGCCAAGGGGGTGGATGCGGCTATTATTTGTGAACCTGAAGAAAATCAACTATGCATCAGTCAAAAAGGTGCGATGAGAGTCATCGTGCGTACGTATGGAAAGATGGCTCATGGGGCGATGCCATTATCAGGAATTAATCCTAATACGAGAATGGCTAAGGTGATTTGTGAACTTGATCGCTATGAGCAACTAGAAAAAGAGAGAGTAGGCTGCCACCCCGAGCTAGGCTGGCCTAGTGTGACACCGACTATTTTACAAGCGCCAGTGAAAGGAGATCCACAAATTAACGTTGTACCAAATGAGTGTATGACTACTCTGGATATTAGAACCGTTCCTGGTCAAGACCATGAGACTATAAAAAGAGATATTCAATCTATACTGGATTATCTTAAGCAAGCGGATCCTGATTTCAAAGCTTCTTTTGAAGTCATAGAAGACCGTCCATGGACCGAAACAAGCAGGACGGAACCTGTAGTCAAGTCGCTTGCTTTTGCTTACAAAGAAGTTACTGGAAAAGAACCGGTTTATAATGGTGTTCCTGGTGCTACGGATGGTACCTTCTTACATTTAGAAGGAATACCGATTGTAACCACAGGAGCAGGAGATCGGGAAGTTCCTCATCAAATAAATGAGTATGTTGATTTAGACGAATTAGCAGAAACCACAGAGATTTATCGTCAAGCAGCATTACATTTCTTAAACAAATAA
- the panF gene encoding sodium/pantothenate symporter, with the protein MNWAVMIPLIIFLLSIFVVGFWSSRYIKSSNNFLQEYFLGSRELGGFILAMTMIATYGSASSFIGGPGVAYTQGLAWVLLAMAQVATGYFVLMILGKKFAIYARKYEAITLIDFLRKRYRSKGVAIFSAISIIIFLFSAMTAQWVGGARLIESLTGLNYTSALFIFAVAVLVYVVIGGFRAVALTDTIQGVVMVGGTLIILIGTIIAGGGISNIMSDLIAENPNLVSPFGHDGSLTPAYVSSFWILVGVGVVALPQVTVRAMSYKSSKAMHRALITGTIVVGFIMLGMHLIGVFARPILPGIEVGDSVMPLITLEVLPPWLAGIVLAAPMAAIMSTVDSLLLLVSSTVVKDVYLNYVKPTASDKQVKRITLGVTTLLGVLVFALALSPPDLLIWLNLFAFGGLEAAFIWPVIMGLYWSRGNKHGALASMVVGVGTYILIHTFSPNVFGVHTVVFPIILSFIAFVAVSLITKDQSISTENQVNA; encoded by the coding sequence ATGAACTGGGCAGTAATGATTCCTTTAATCATCTTCTTGCTTTCGATCTTTGTAGTTGGTTTCTGGTCATCACGCTACATTAAATCTTCAAATAACTTTCTGCAGGAATATTTTTTAGGAAGTCGTGAGCTTGGTGGATTCATTTTAGCGATGACTATGATTGCTACGTACGGCAGTGCAAGTAGTTTTATTGGCGGACCAGGTGTAGCTTATACTCAAGGACTCGCATGGGTGCTCCTAGCGATGGCTCAAGTAGCTACAGGTTATTTTGTATTGATGATACTTGGTAAAAAGTTTGCCATTTATGCTCGTAAATACGAAGCGATTACATTAATTGATTTTTTAAGAAAACGGTATAGAAGCAAAGGAGTAGCTATTTTTTCTGCAATCAGTATTATCATTTTTCTCTTTTCTGCAATGACTGCACAATGGGTTGGCGGTGCAAGATTAATAGAATCACTTACAGGCCTTAATTATACGTCCGCATTATTTATTTTCGCGGTTGCAGTGTTAGTTTATGTAGTCATCGGCGGCTTTAGAGCGGTTGCACTAACAGACACGATTCAAGGTGTTGTAATGGTTGGTGGTACTCTCATCATTTTAATAGGGACCATTATAGCTGGAGGTGGGATTAGCAACATTATGTCAGACCTCATAGCTGAGAACCCGAATCTTGTAAGCCCGTTTGGTCATGATGGCAGCTTAACACCTGCCTATGTATCTTCTTTCTGGATTTTAGTTGGAGTTGGGGTCGTGGCCTTACCTCAAGTAACTGTGCGTGCTATGTCTTATAAAAGCTCGAAGGCGATGCATCGTGCCTTAATTACAGGAACTATTGTTGTTGGATTTATTATGCTTGGTATGCATTTGATCGGGGTATTTGCACGCCCCATTTTACCTGGAATTGAAGTTGGAGATTCTGTTATGCCGCTTATTACATTAGAAGTTCTCCCTCCATGGCTGGCAGGAATTGTCCTAGCTGCACCAATGGCTGCTATCATGTCAACAGTTGACTCCTTGCTTTTATTGGTCAGCTCAACTGTAGTAAAAGACGTTTACCTTAATTATGTCAAGCCAACTGCTTCTGATAAACAAGTGAAGCGTATAACGCTTGGTGTAACTACTTTACTAGGTGTGCTTGTCTTTGCTTTGGCATTAAGTCCGCCTGATCTATTAATCTGGTTAAATTTATTTGCTTTTGGTGGTCTTGAAGCAGCATTTATCTGGCCGGTTATTATGGGACTGTATTGGAGTCGCGGGAATAAACATGGTGCGCTTGCTTCAATGGTGGTTGGGGTAGGTACCTACATTCTTATTCACACATTCAGTCCAAACGTTTTCGGAGTTCATACGGTTGTTTTTCCAATCATTCTTTCATTTATCGCGTTTGTGGCAGTTAGTTTAATAACAAAGGATCAATCGATTTCAACGGAAAACCAAGTGAATGCTTAA
- a CDS encoding YhdT family protein has protein sequence MANNQIDPNDPRFKIANREALIGVGLVLFNFIWWFGFAYGLGSRPVEEYSYIFGLPSWFFYSCVVGFLIMVVLVIVAVKGFFVEVPFEDEEEEEIQ, from the coding sequence ATGGCTAATAATCAAATTGATCCAAATGATCCTCGATTTAAAATTGCCAACCGTGAGGCATTAATCGGTGTGGGGTTAGTACTATTTAATTTTATCTGGTGGTTTGGTTTTGCGTATGGATTAGGGTCTAGGCCGGTAGAAGAATATTCATATATATTTGGGCTGCCTTCTTGGTTTTTCTATAGCTGTGTAGTAGGTTTTCTAATTATGGTGGTATTAGTAATAGTGGCAGTAAAAGGTTTCTTTGTAGAAGTTCCATTTGAAGATGAAGAAGAGGAGGAGATTCAATGA
- a CDS encoding SDR family oxidoreductase: MALQLAGKTAVVTGAGSGMGKAVAQLFVREGANVVFADINMQAAEDAASVFSNDTTITVKADVANAKSVQSLISETVEKFGTLHIIVNCAGIPQSFTQIEELEEAEWDRLMDVNTKSIFLTTKYAVPYFKKQHSGSIINVCSIAGVRARPGLNAYCASKGGAIMLTKALAIELAPYKIRVNAINPGPTETPMISQFLADESKNEDINDIFVKSMPLGALIQSEEIAQAALYLSTDAARSVTGEILNVDGGRGI; encoded by the coding sequence GTGGCATTACAATTAGCAGGTAAAACCGCAGTGGTAACTGGGGCAGGTTCTGGCATGGGAAAAGCTGTAGCACAGCTATTTGTTCGCGAAGGGGCCAATGTTGTATTTGCTGATATTAACATGCAGGCAGCTGAGGACGCAGCAAGTGTTTTTTCAAACGATACGACTATCACCGTTAAAGCAGACGTAGCAAATGCTAAAAGTGTCCAGTCTTTAATCTCTGAAACAGTCGAAAAGTTTGGAACCCTTCATATTATAGTTAATTGTGCGGGAATCCCTCAATCATTTACTCAGATTGAAGAGTTAGAGGAGGCAGAATGGGATCGTTTAATGGATGTAAATACAAAGTCAATCTTTCTAACAACTAAATATGCTGTACCCTATTTCAAAAAGCAGCATTCTGGATCTATTATTAATGTTTGTTCAATTGCTGGGGTTAGAGCTAGACCAGGTTTAAATGCATACTGCGCGTCCAAAGGTGGAGCAATTATGCTCACTAAAGCATTAGCGATAGAATTAGCTCCATACAAAATCAGGGTGAACGCCATTAACCCTGGACCAACTGAAACACCAATGATTTCTCAATTCCTCGCTGATGAATCAAAGAATGAAGATATAAATGATATTTTTGTGAAAAGCATGCCATTAGGTGCGTTGATACAATCGGAAGAAATCGCTCAGGCGGCCCTTTATTTATCAACGGATGCAGCCAGAAGTGTTACAGGAGAAATTTTAAATGTAGATGGGGGAAGAGGAATTTAG
- a CDS encoding tartrate dehydrogenase: MKHFSISVIAGDGIGPEVMREGLKVVEAAEKLHGGVRFSYESYGWGCDYYLKNGMMMPKDGLDQIRDSDVILFGAVGAPEVPDHVSVWELILPIRRTFQQYVNLRPIKLLKGLESPLRHKTHDDLDFLVVRENTEGEYSNIGGRLHEGTPYELAIQNNVFTKFGTKRILEYAYTLANKKQKKNMTIATKSNAINFAMPFWDEIAKEIAGHHPEIETNIYHIDALAAYFISKPEEFDIVVGSNLFGDILTDLGAAIVGGLGLAPSGNINPDFHYPSMFEPIHGSAPDIAGKGIANPIGQIWSVAMMMDHLGLTVLSELIIQSIEEVLQEGLVRTPDLGGNSSTVEVGEAIVHKFKQLSQFVN; the protein is encoded by the coding sequence TTGAAGCATTTTTCTATTTCTGTCATTGCAGGGGATGGGATCGGTCCGGAAGTCATGCGTGAGGGATTAAAAGTCGTTGAAGCAGCTGAAAAGCTTCATGGAGGGGTTCGCTTTTCATATGAATCATACGGATGGGGGTGTGATTATTACTTAAAAAACGGAATGATGATGCCAAAAGATGGGCTTGATCAGATTAGAGATTCAGATGTCATTTTATTTGGTGCAGTTGGTGCTCCTGAAGTGCCTGACCATGTATCAGTTTGGGAACTGATCCTTCCTATACGGCGGACGTTTCAACAATATGTCAATCTTAGACCGATTAAACTGCTTAAAGGTCTTGAGAGTCCATTACGTCATAAGACGCATGATGACCTAGATTTTCTAGTTGTAAGGGAGAATACAGAAGGTGAATATTCAAATATTGGGGGGAGGCTGCACGAAGGAACCCCTTATGAATTAGCAATCCAAAACAATGTTTTTACGAAATTCGGTACAAAAAGAATTTTAGAATATGCATATACTTTAGCCAATAAAAAACAAAAGAAAAACATGACGATTGCAACTAAATCAAATGCTATTAACTTTGCAATGCCTTTTTGGGATGAGATAGCAAAAGAAATAGCCGGTCATCATCCTGAAATAGAAACGAATATCTATCATATTGATGCTCTAGCAGCCTACTTTATCTCTAAGCCAGAAGAATTTGATATTGTTGTCGGCAGTAATCTATTTGGTGATATCTTAACCGACTTAGGTGCAGCGATCGTAGGAGGGTTAGGGTTAGCTCCTTCAGGAAATATCAATCCTGACTTTCATTACCCCTCTATGTTTGAACCGATTCACGGGTCTGCACCGGATATTGCAGGAAAAGGAATTGCTAATCCTATTGGGCAGATTTGGAGCGTTGCAATGATGATGGATCACTTAGGTTTAACGGTACTAAGTGAGCTGATTATCCAATCGATTGAAGAGGTACTTCAAGAAGGGCTTGTACGCACACCAGACTTAGGAGGGAATTCGTCTACAGTTGAAGTAGGAGAGGCTATTGTCCATAAGTTTAAGCAATTAAGTCAATTCGTTAATTAA
- a CDS encoding aldehyde dehydrogenase family protein: protein MDSTQIWEKMYIDGNWLNASNKEMIEVVNPESQEVITAIPRGQKQDVAHAVTAAKKVFDSESWQSLKPSQRGRALNEIAANLRENKSELANIETSDTGKPLSQSENDVENSARYFEYYAGMADKMFGETIPVEPGILDYTIREPIGVSAQIIPWNYPLQIASRSIAAAIATGNTVVVKPAEDASLSILALGKLIAGNETLKSALQIVTGYGHEAGDALINHPDIDHITFTGSYDTGVKVMMAAAKQIVPVTLELGGKSPHIVFEDSDLDEAAKVIVRSFIQNAGQTCSAGSRLIVHHTVKEQLLTKLVKLIESISIGPGAENNELGPIITKKQFDRIQAMVEQAKLEGANVITGGRPAEVIHSRGFYYLPTILDRISPKSEIAQEEVFGPVLTVFDFETESEAIGLANGTAYGLVTGIWTKDISRAHRVSNKVKSGQVFINNYGAAGGVEMPFGGYKKSGIGREKGVEALQNYTQLKNIAVKVT from the coding sequence ATGGACTCTACACAGATTTGGGAAAAGATGTACATTGATGGTAACTGGTTGAATGCTTCGAATAAAGAAATGATTGAGGTTGTAAATCCCGAAAGTCAGGAAGTCATAACCGCAATACCACGTGGGCAAAAGCAAGATGTGGCACACGCAGTGACAGCAGCTAAGAAAGTGTTTGATTCTGAATCTTGGCAGTCATTAAAGCCTTCACAAAGGGGTAGAGCTCTTAATGAAATAGCAGCTAATTTAAGAGAGAATAAATCAGAATTAGCCAATATTGAAACAAGTGATACAGGCAAACCATTATCTCAATCAGAAAATGATGTAGAAAACAGCGCTCGTTATTTTGAATATTACGCTGGAATGGCAGACAAGATGTTCGGGGAAACCATACCAGTGGAACCTGGAATTCTTGATTATACGATTAGAGAGCCTATTGGGGTAAGTGCACAGATAATCCCCTGGAATTACCCCTTGCAAATTGCTTCTAGAAGCATAGCGGCTGCAATCGCCACAGGTAATACAGTTGTTGTGAAGCCGGCTGAAGATGCTTCACTCTCTATCCTAGCACTAGGGAAACTGATTGCTGGTAATGAGACATTGAAATCAGCTTTGCAAATTGTTACTGGTTACGGTCATGAAGCAGGAGATGCTTTGATTAATCACCCTGACATTGACCATATTACGTTTACCGGTTCTTATGATACGGGAGTCAAGGTGATGATGGCTGCAGCTAAACAAATCGTACCCGTTACATTAGAGCTTGGAGGTAAGTCACCCCATATCGTTTTCGAAGACTCTGACTTAGATGAAGCTGCTAAAGTAATTGTCCGATCATTTATTCAGAATGCAGGCCAAACATGTTCTGCCGGTTCTAGATTAATTGTACACCATACAGTCAAAGAACAATTACTGACGAAGCTAGTTAAGCTGATAGAATCTATCTCTATTGGTCCTGGAGCAGAGAATAACGAGTTAGGACCAATTATTACAAAAAAACAGTTCGACCGAATTCAAGCAATGGTTGAACAGGCTAAATTAGAAGGGGCCAATGTGATTACTGGAGGTAGACCAGCAGAGGTCATTCATTCAAGAGGTTTTTATTACCTGCCGACAATTTTAGATCGAATTTCTCCAAAAAGTGAGATTGCTCAAGAGGAAGTGTTTGGACCGGTACTTACTGTATTTGACTTTGAAACCGAGTCAGAAGCAATTGGTCTTGCTAATGGGACAGCTTACGGGTTAGTGACAGGTATCTGGACAAAAGATATCTCGCGTGCTCACAGGGTTAGCAACAAAGTAAAAAGCGGTCAAGTATTTATAAATAATTACGGCGCTGCAGGAGGGGTAGAAATGCCTTTTGGCGGTTATAAGAAGAGCGGTATTGGCAGGGAGAAGGGTGTTGAAGCTTTGCAAAATTATACACAGCTAAAAAATATTGCAGTCAAAGTAACATAA